Proteins co-encoded in one Balneolaceae bacterium genomic window:
- a CDS encoding sugar phosphate isomerase/epimerase produces MKKTFFIASYQIIFVASLLFFFTGIDFVHAQSSQVESVQFHIPESHQVGGFALGTQSYTFNRYSAFEAIEMTSKAGGRVIELYRQKVWPDADDETRLVPGVSDDVIEAVKTKLAEHDILAVNYGNIPLPNDEEELRNVFDFAQKLGVKAITSEPSEEAMDLIEEMVKEYGIAVAVHNHPPRPDRPDYRHWDPDFVLSLVEGRDPRVGVCADIGHYVRSDIDPVETLKMLEGRIISLHFTDVDQWGAEGEDTVAGTGVIDLPAVLSELKRQNFGGNISIEYENNWNENITDVAQFIGFVRGWAQTTNNN; encoded by the coding sequence ATGAAAAAGACTTTCTTCATCGCTTCATACCAGATAATTTTTGTAGCCTCACTTTTATTTTTCTTTACAGGAATAGATTTCGTTCACGCCCAGTCATCCCAGGTTGAATCCGTTCAATTCCATATCCCTGAATCCCATCAAGTCGGCGGCTTCGCTCTCGGTACCCAATCCTATACATTCAATCGTTATTCCGCTTTTGAAGCGATTGAAATGACGTCGAAAGCCGGCGGTCGTGTGATTGAATTGTATCGACAGAAAGTATGGCCGGATGCGGATGATGAAACAAGACTTGTTCCCGGTGTTTCGGATGATGTGATTGAAGCAGTGAAAACAAAACTGGCCGAGCACGATATTCTTGCCGTGAACTATGGTAATATTCCGCTTCCAAATGATGAGGAGGAGCTGAGAAATGTATTTGATTTTGCACAAAAACTGGGGGTCAAAGCGATCACATCCGAACCTTCAGAAGAGGCGATGGACCTGATCGAAGAGATGGTGAAGGAGTACGGAATCGCCGTAGCGGTTCATAATCACCCGCCCCGGCCGGATCGTCCGGACTACAGACACTGGGATCCGGATTTTGTATTGAGTTTGGTTGAAGGGAGAGACCCGAGGGTGGGCGTTTGCGCAGATATCGGACACTATGTTCGCTCTGATATTGATCCGGTTGAGACACTCAAAATGCTGGAAGGGCGAATCATCAGTCTGCACTTTACCGATGTAGATCAGTGGGGAGCAGAAGGGGAAGACACTGTTGCAGGAACCGGTGTCATTGACTTGCCAGCTGTATTGAGCGAATTGAAACGCCAGAATTTTGGCGGAAATATCTCCATTGAGTACGAAAATAACTGGAATGAAAACATCACCGATGTAGCCCAATTTATTGGCTTTGTAAGAGGATGGGCTCAAACAACAAACAACAATTAG
- the crtI gene encoding phytoene desaturase family protein, which translates to MPKKATIIGAGIGGLAAASLLAKKGYDVTVFERNSTPGGKMQQVEVNGYRFDTGPSLLTMPFILEKLFKSCDENLDDYLKFTELEPLCRYFYRDGTVFDNFSNADRTIQQIKNFAPEDADSYQEFLNYSENLYQKTADAFLFNPLYDLNDLKNLNFKDFLGIDAFSTVSKKVNEYFSSSYLRKFFKRFTTYNGSSPFKAPATLNVIPHVELNQGGYYVDGGLYKIAESLHQLAKKMGADFRFNSSVKRINIAGKSVRSVELQDGSIHKTDLLFSNADATETILNLLPDDSISRRRKAKQKAIEPSCSGFVLLLGCNKQWDQLKHHNIFFSDDYEKEFEDIFENKKMPEDPTIYIANTSYSDSGHAPEGSSNLFILINSPYVDGQNWETIKKNYSSFLIRELEERGLIGLEDSIKVEKVITPKDFYEKFLSNKGSIYGTSSNNRMAAFLRPRNKERSLKNLFMIGGSTHPGGGIPLVIQSAFNAVELLLREV; encoded by the coding sequence ATGCCCAAAAAAGCAACCATAATCGGTGCCGGTATCGGTGGATTGGCCGCAGCATCCCTCCTGGCCAAAAAGGGATATGATGTGACTGTATTTGAAAGAAACTCCACACCGGGCGGAAAGATGCAACAGGTTGAAGTAAATGGATATCGATTTGATACGGGCCCGAGTCTATTAACAATGCCCTTCATCCTCGAAAAACTCTTTAAATCGTGCGATGAAAATCTGGACGACTATCTGAAATTCACCGAACTGGAACCTCTTTGCAGGTATTTCTATCGAGATGGAACTGTATTCGACAATTTTTCTAATGCGGATAGAACCATCCAGCAAATAAAAAACTTTGCTCCTGAAGATGCAGATTCATATCAAGAATTTCTGAATTATTCTGAAAATTTATATCAAAAAACGGCGGATGCGTTTCTTTTTAATCCTCTCTATGATCTGAATGATCTCAAAAACCTGAATTTCAAAGACTTTCTCGGAATTGATGCATTTTCAACCGTCTCAAAAAAAGTTAATGAATATTTCTCTTCATCATACCTCAGAAAATTTTTCAAACGGTTTACAACCTATAACGGCTCCTCCCCTTTTAAGGCTCCTGCTACCCTCAATGTTATTCCCCATGTAGAACTGAATCAGGGCGGATATTATGTGGATGGCGGATTGTACAAAATTGCAGAGTCACTGCATCAGTTAGCGAAGAAAATGGGTGCTGATTTTCGCTTTAATTCTTCCGTAAAGAGAATCAATATTGCAGGTAAATCGGTTCGGTCAGTTGAGTTACAGGACGGATCAATTCACAAAACAGATCTTCTATTTTCAAACGCCGATGCTACTGAAACCATTTTAAATTTACTACCGGACGACAGCATCTCACGCCGGCGAAAAGCAAAACAAAAAGCGATTGAACCTTCATGTTCAGGATTTGTTCTTCTCCTTGGGTGTAATAAACAATGGGATCAACTAAAGCATCATAACATCTTCTTTTCTGATGATTATGAGAAGGAGTTTGAGGATATTTTTGAAAATAAAAAGATGCCTGAAGATCCGACAATCTACATCGCAAATACCTCTTATTCTGATTCCGGTCATGCCCCTGAGGGTAGTTCAAACTTATTTATTCTTATTAATTCACCGTATGTAGATGGTCAGAATTGGGAAACAATCAAAAAGAATTACAGCTCTTTTTTGATTCGCGAATTGGAAGAGAGAGGGTTAATCGGCTTAGAGGATTCGATTAAAGTGGAGAAAGTGATCACTCCGAAGGATTTCTATGAAAAGTTTCTTTCAAATAAAGGCAGTATTTACGGAACATCATCAAACAATCGAATGGCGGCATTTCTTCGCCCACGGAATAAGGAAAGATCATTGAAAAACCTGTTTATGATTGGCGGAAGTACACATCCCGGAGGTGGAATTCCATTGGTGATTCAATCTGCCTTTAACGCTGTTGAATTGCTTTTACGTGAGGTATAA
- a CDS encoding glycoside hydrolase family 130 protein, with protein sequence MATFNPAAIVYDDKINVLYRAEDKTGEMVIGGHTSRIGLAVSEDGMNYVRQSEPILYPKEDNQKKYEWPGGCEDPRIVETKDGDFILTYTQWDHDTPRLAVATSKDLKEWTKHGPVFENAYNGKYLNMESKSGAILSRLKDGKMIATKVNGKYWMYFGVPQIWIATSTDLINWTPVEDQNGVLMSVLSPREGYFDSWLVEAGPPPVLTEDGIMVFYNAGNNQETGNPNLGDRVIFWWAGIV encoded by the coding sequence ATGGCTACGTTTAACCCTGCCGCAATTGTTTATGATGATAAAATCAATGTTCTGTACAGGGCAGAAGATAAAACTGGGGAAATGGTCATAGGAGGTCATACATCCAGAATTGGATTAGCAGTATCTGAAGATGGAATGAACTATGTAAGACAATCAGAGCCAATTTTATATCCCAAAGAGGACAATCAAAAAAAGTATGAATGGCCAGGCGGGTGTGAAGATCCACGTATTGTAGAAACTAAGGATGGAGATTTTATCTTAACATATACACAGTGGGACCATGATACTCCAAGGTTGGCAGTTGCCACATCAAAAGATTTAAAAGAATGGACGAAACATGGACCAGTCTTTGAAAATGCTTATAATGGTAAATATTTGAATATGGAAAGTAAATCGGGGGCAATTCTTTCAAGGTTAAAGGATGGAAAAATGATAGCAACAAAAGTTAATGGTAAATACTGGATGTATTTTGGTGTCCCTCAAATTTGGATCGCAACATCCACAGATTTAATTAATTGGACTCCCGTTGAAGATCAAAATGGGGTTTTAATGAGTGTTTTAAGTCCCAGGGAAGGTTATTTTGATTCCTGGTTAGTTGAGGCCGGACCGCCCCCTGTTCTTACTGAAGATGGAATAATGGTATTTTACAATGCCGGTAATAATCAAGAAACAGGAAACCCTAACTTAGGCGATCGAGTTATATTCTGGTGGGCAGGCATTGTATGA
- a CDS encoding sugar phosphate isomerase/epimerase family protein: MKRKEFIKLGSSALAFTSTFGLLATYNPNVKEKDLFFKISLAEWSLHNNLFDGKIDNLDFPAIAKNKFDINAVEYVNQFFKDKAKDTDYLDELNSRCNDLGVEQVLIMVDGEGGLAVNNDSERTRAIENHYKWVEAAEYLGCHSIRVNTRGDGTRSEQKKAAIDGLGRLATFAKDYNINVIVENHGGYSSDGEWLTDVMQQVDMENCGTLPDFGNFTISEGNEYNRYKGVEQMMPYAKGVSAKAMSFDEEGNEKTIDYERMLKIVKEAGYVGYIGIEYSGEISEFEGIHLTKRLLEKVGQEISS, from the coding sequence ATGAAAAGAAAAGAATTCATAAAATTAGGATCTTCGGCACTTGCTTTTACAAGTACTTTTGGTTTATTAGCAACTTATAATCCAAATGTAAAAGAAAAAGATTTGTTTTTTAAAATATCGCTTGCTGAATGGAGTCTACATAACAACTTATTTGACGGAAAAATTGACAATCTTGATTTTCCGGCAATAGCTAAAAATAAATTTGATATTAATGCAGTAGAATATGTAAATCAATTTTTTAAAGACAAGGCAAAAGATACCGATTACCTGGATGAGCTTAACAGTCGGTGTAATGACTTAGGAGTTGAACAGGTGCTGATTATGGTTGATGGTGAAGGTGGATTGGCTGTGAATAATGATTCAGAAAGAACAAGGGCTATTGAAAATCATTATAAATGGGTTGAAGCTGCAGAGTATCTGGGTTGTCATTCTATAAGGGTTAATACTCGTGGAGATGGTACCCGATCTGAACAAAAAAAAGCAGCAATTGATGGTTTAGGTCGTCTGGCTACTTTTGCCAAAGACTATAATATAAATGTGATTGTAGAAAATCACGGAGGCTATTCATCAGATGGGGAGTGGTTAACAGATGTAATGCAGCAGGTTGATATGGAAAATTGTGGTACTCTTCCTGATTTTGGAAATTTTACCATATCAGAAGGAAATGAATATAATCGATATAAAGGTGTAGAACAAATGATGCCTTATGCTAAAGGGGTTAGCGCTAAGGCTATGAGCTTTGATGAAGAAGGAAATGAGAAAACAATTGATTATGAAAGAATGCTGAAAATTGTTAAAGAAGCAGGGTATGTCGGATATATTGGAATTGAATATTCAGGAGAGATAAGCGAATTTGAGGGTATTCATCTAACTAAAAGGTTATTAGAAAAAGTAGGCCAAGAAATTTCTAGCTAA
- a CDS encoding IS5 family transposase, with protein sequence MQENLHFPSKTLQFMIGTLPCQNQRDVFLPLLADFIDMDHDLVRLAHKIDWNLFETEFACLYSDTGAPAEPIRQMVGFLILKRLYNLGDETLAAAWVMNPYMQYFCGQAHFQHTFPCDPSDLVHFRGRIGTEGLELIFAHSVQLHGNPARCTIATSDTTVQENNTTFPTDAKLAKKVIDQCNRIVNREGLPQRQSYVRVSKQLVREAYFGHHPRRAKKAKKARRKLRTIAGRLLRELERNLPEGCQQDYQEFMEVGWQAITQQRADKDKIYSLHKPFTACIAKGKAHKKYEFGNKVGIIVHPTRRLVLSVAAYEGNPNDSKTIAPLLETMDRLELEKPVEVIFDRGGRGAKIIDPVIVTTPDPPGKSTDENHKRRMRRRFRKRAGIEPIIGHLKSDHRMGQNYLHGSDSPYKNALLAAAGWNLKKWMEQSRKKIKKALFRWGFQWLFTTSISLNPSS encoded by the coding sequence TTGCAAGAAAACCTGCATTTTCCTTCAAAAACCTTGCAATTTATGATAGGAACTCTCCCTTGCCAAAACCAACGCGATGTCTTTCTGCCGCTACTGGCAGACTTCATTGATATGGATCACGATCTGGTGAGACTGGCCCACAAAATAGACTGGAATCTTTTTGAGACTGAGTTCGCCTGCTTGTATTCCGATACCGGTGCCCCGGCCGAGCCGATCCGGCAGATGGTGGGATTTTTGATCTTAAAACGACTCTACAATCTTGGTGACGAAACCCTGGCAGCCGCCTGGGTGATGAATCCCTACATGCAGTATTTCTGCGGGCAGGCTCATTTCCAGCACACCTTCCCCTGTGATCCGAGTGATTTGGTTCACTTTCGGGGGCGGATAGGCACCGAAGGGCTGGAACTGATTTTTGCCCATTCGGTTCAGCTTCACGGCAACCCCGCCCGGTGTACTATCGCCACCTCCGATACGACCGTACAGGAAAACAACACCACCTTTCCCACCGACGCCAAACTGGCCAAAAAAGTGATAGACCAGTGCAATCGCATTGTCAACCGTGAAGGGCTGCCCCAACGCCAGTCCTACGTGCGGGTGAGCAAGCAGTTGGTGCGGGAGGCCTACTTTGGCCATCATCCCCGGCGGGCCAAAAAGGCCAAAAAAGCCCGCCGGAAGCTGCGAACCATTGCAGGGCGATTGCTTCGGGAGCTGGAGCGGAACCTGCCCGAGGGGTGCCAGCAGGACTATCAGGAGTTTATGGAGGTGGGCTGGCAGGCGATTACCCAACAGCGCGCCGATAAAGACAAGATTTACAGCCTGCATAAACCCTTCACCGCGTGTATCGCCAAGGGCAAGGCTCACAAGAAATATGAATTTGGCAACAAAGTAGGGATCATCGTCCACCCGACTCGCCGACTCGTATTGTCGGTGGCGGCCTACGAAGGCAATCCGAACGATTCGAAAACCATTGCCCCGCTGCTGGAGACCATGGACCGGCTGGAGTTGGAAAAACCTGTTGAGGTCATTTTTGACCGGGGAGGCCGAGGGGCGAAGATCATCGATCCGGTCATCGTCACCACCCCGGACCCGCCGGGTAAATCAACCGATGAGAACCATAAACGGCGGATGCGACGCAGATTTCGTAAGCGAGCCGGGATTGAACCGATTATCGGACACCTGAAAAGTGATCATCGTATGGGACAGAACTATCTGCATGGCTCCGATTCACCCTATAAGAATGCTCTGCTGGCAGCGGCGGGGTGGAATTTGAAAAAATGGATGGAGCAGAGCCGTAAAAAAATAAAAAAAGCCTTGTTTCGGTGGGGCTTTCAGTGGCTTTTTACAACCTCAATCTCCCTGAATCCAAGTTCTTAA
- a CDS encoding PIG-L deacetylase family protein translates to MDKLKLKANFNKKRINVMTILKKICTIALVFGFITSIAFAQPETPVSQWSDKTILLVGAHPDDDSRSYGTLSMLQENGNEVYVLLLTTGNVGTKDPDMSRFRLAEIRNGEEIRALNEIGIPEENYINLGYNDGMLEFADREEVVRRLVKWYREIKPDVLFAFDPGYGYQKWFKSDHRTASYLAVDAARAAEWRLIFPGQITQDGLEAHLIEEYMFYRGVEKDKNTWVDISGEHADRKFNAVSMHVSQFSSAWDDYNGMDLEAKDLEPEARDAFLENMRNRVYENTKDGNVVEGFRYYKGVPDGIGHRD, encoded by the coding sequence ATGGATAAACTAAAATTGAAAGCTAATTTTAATAAAAAAAGAATTAATGTAATGACAATACTAAAAAAAATATGTACAATAGCATTGGTTTTTGGTTTTATTACCTCTATTGCCTTTGCCCAACCCGAGACCCCAGTAAGTCAATGGAGTGATAAAACTATCTTATTGGTTGGAGCTCATCCGGATGACGACTCTCGTTCTTATGGAACTTTATCAATGCTACAGGAAAATGGCAATGAGGTATATGTACTACTGTTGACAACAGGAAATGTAGGAACCAAGGATCCGGATATGAGTCGCTTTCGACTTGCAGAGATTAGAAATGGTGAAGAAATTCGAGCCCTAAATGAGATTGGGATACCTGAAGAAAATTATATAAATCTTGGTTACAATGACGGAATGCTTGAATTTGCTGACCGTGAGGAAGTTGTCCGTCGTCTTGTTAAATGGTACAGGGAAATTAAACCAGATGTTCTTTTTGCTTTTGACCCCGGCTATGGATATCAGAAATGGTTTAAGTCAGATCACCGCACGGCCTCCTATTTGGCTGTAGATGCAGCGCGAGCGGCGGAATGGCGATTAATATTTCCAGGACAGATTACACAAGATGGACTGGAAGCTCATTTAATCGAAGAGTACATGTTTTATAGAGGAGTTGAGAAAGATAAAAATACTTGGGTAGATATCTCTGGTGAACATGCTGATCGTAAATTTAATGCCGTGTCGATGCATGTTAGTCAATTTAGTTCAGCTTGGGATGATTATAATGGTATGGATTTGGAGGCGAAAGACTTGGAACCGGAGGCTCGTGATGCTTTTTTAGAAAATATGCGTAACCGTGTCTATGAGAATACAAAAGATGGTAATGTGGTTGAAGGATTTCGATACTACAAAGGAGTTCCTGATGGAATAGGTCACCGAGATTAA
- a CDS encoding Gfo/Idh/MocA family oxidoreductase, producing MDKLERRSFLKKLGLTTTGFFSTPFLIGSFKKNRNYKTLDPGQKDKSTYSQNDQIQLALIGAGKMGQGNTQVALEHSGVKLAAVCDLYESRLNRCQELFGNDIDTTMDYREVLDRDDVDAVIIATPDHWHNTIAIDALNSDKAIYLEKPMVQHIEEGYGIIEAAEGGPPVIVGSTSTSDIVYRKARDLYKNGEIGELNLVESYYDRYSAMGAWQYSIPPSASTDNVAWDTFLKDLPDRPFDPKRFFRWRNYQDYGTGVAGDLFVHLFSGIHLVTGSNGPNRIMSTGGLRFWDDGRNVPDIMTGMYDYPETDSHPAFNLTLRVNFADGSGGGRLIRFVGSEGEIIIDGDEVTLRKAKLPEAPGMSINEFGKEVREEYREFYNNKYGNIRPSSVEADPITYRSPDGYSSRYDHFKNFFGAIRNDSDILQDATFGLRAAAPALASNLSYFQNEIIEWDPDEMRLL from the coding sequence TTGGATAAGTTAGAACGTCGCTCATTTTTAAAAAAGCTTGGATTAACAACTACAGGCTTTTTTAGCACGCCTTTCTTAATAGGTAGTTTTAAAAAGAATAGGAATTATAAAACACTTGATCCTGGTCAAAAAGATAAAAGTACGTACTCCCAGAATGATCAAATTCAGTTAGCCTTAATAGGTGCCGGTAAAATGGGACAGGGTAATACCCAAGTGGCTCTTGAGCATAGTGGTGTAAAGCTTGCAGCTGTGTGTGATCTTTATGAAAGTCGCTTAAATAGATGCCAAGAGCTTTTTGGAAATGATATCGATACGACTATGGATTACAGGGAGGTATTGGATCGTGATGATGTAGATGCGGTTATCATAGCAACTCCTGACCATTGGCATAATACAATTGCTATAGATGCATTAAATAGTGATAAGGCAATTTATTTAGAAAAGCCTATGGTGCAACATATAGAAGAAGGCTATGGGATAATTGAGGCTGCTGAAGGAGGGCCACCCGTGATTGTAGGCAGTACCTCCACAAGTGATATTGTGTATCGTAAGGCTCGTGATTTATACAAAAATGGAGAAATAGGTGAGTTAAATTTAGTTGAATCTTATTATGATCGTTACTCTGCGATGGGAGCATGGCAATATTCCATACCACCAAGTGCCTCTACTGATAATGTTGCCTGGGATACTTTTTTAAAGGATCTTCCCGATAGGCCTTTTGATCCCAAGCGTTTTTTTAGATGGAGAAATTACCAGGATTATGGAACTGGAGTGGCAGGAGATCTTTTTGTGCATTTATTTTCTGGTATTCATTTGGTTACTGGGTCTAATGGGCCAAATCGAATCATGTCGACAGGCGGCTTGAGATTCTGGGATGATGGAAGAAATGTTCCAGATATTATGACGGGTATGTACGATTATCCTGAAACAGATAGCCATCCGGCCTTTAATCTAACTCTAAGAGTAAATTTTGCGGATGGGTCAGGTGGTGGACGCTTGATACGTTTTGTTGGTTCTGAAGGTGAAATTATAATAGATGGTGATGAAGTAACATTGCGGAAAGCTAAATTACCTGAAGCTCCTGGAATGAGTATTAATGAATTTGGGAAAGAAGTACGTGAGGAATACCGTGAATTTTATAATAACAAATATGGTAATATACGCCCCTCTTCGGTTGAAGCTGATCCAATAACCTATCGATCCCCCGATGGCTATAGTTCACGTTATGATCATTTCAAAAACTTCTTTGGGGCTATTCGAAATGATTCTGATATACTACAAGATGCCACTTTTGGACTTCGTGCGGCTGCACCGGCATTAGCAAGTAATTTAAGCTATTTTCAGAATGAAATTATTGAATGGGATCCTGATGAAATGAGACTTTTATAA
- the rlmD gene encoding 23S rRNA (uracil(1939)-C(5))-methyltransferase RlmD translates to MALKKGQVVDLTIESTAFKGKGIAKHDGIAVFVPGTAPGDLVKARIVKRKKSYREAKVLEIKKPSPVRVKPVCGHADTCGGCTWQHIPYKKQLEYKEQHVRDHIERIAELDPGIVETIIGCDDALYYRNKMEYSFGTRRWLTDEEIRADKFIDDSGFSAGLHAPGRYDKILNLKECHLQHPISYKLLDFVRSYCKENNIPAFDTHKKTGFMRHLVIRSSHHTDDLMVNLVTFKDEPEILNPLCHALLKNFPEITTIINNINDQPNPTAVGRYEKVLHGPGYIVDKIGEHTFKIDANAFFQTNTAQAEKLYSVAKDFADLKPGIKLFDLYCGVGTLTLFMADNVDKAVGIELVEVAIENAKQNALENSVDNVEFVLGDMKDTFNELFLENHGRPECIITDPPRSGMHPDVVQQLSDLAVNTLVYVSCNPSTMARDLKELKNVYNIERVQPVDMFPQTYHIEAVAKLTKK, encoded by the coding sequence ATGGCATTAAAGAAGGGGCAGGTTGTTGATTTAACCATCGAATCGACAGCATTTAAAGGTAAAGGAATTGCTAAACACGACGGAATAGCCGTATTTGTGCCCGGAACAGCACCGGGTGACCTGGTTAAGGCCCGAATCGTCAAAAGAAAAAAGAGTTACAGGGAGGCAAAAGTACTTGAAATTAAAAAGCCCTCTCCTGTTCGCGTTAAACCTGTTTGCGGGCACGCCGATACATGTGGCGGATGCACCTGGCAGCACATTCCCTACAAAAAACAACTTGAATACAAAGAACAGCACGTTCGTGATCATATTGAGCGAATCGCAGAATTAGACCCCGGCATTGTTGAAACAATTATTGGATGTGATGATGCCCTGTATTATCGCAACAAAATGGAGTATAGTTTTGGAACACGGAGGTGGCTGACAGATGAGGAGATCCGGGCAGACAAATTTATTGATGATTCCGGTTTTTCAGCAGGATTACATGCACCGGGCCGATATGATAAAATTCTCAATCTCAAGGAGTGCCATCTTCAGCATCCAATCTCTTACAAACTCCTGGATTTTGTTCGGTCATACTGTAAAGAAAACAACATCCCCGCATTTGATACACACAAAAAAACCGGATTCATGCGGCATCTTGTGATCCGATCATCTCATCATACAGACGATTTGATGGTGAATCTTGTGACGTTTAAAGATGAACCGGAGATCCTCAATCCGCTGTGTCATGCCCTGCTGAAAAATTTTCCGGAGATCACCACAATCATCAATAACATTAATGATCAGCCAAACCCAACGGCTGTGGGCCGGTATGAAAAAGTACTCCACGGGCCGGGCTACATTGTGGATAAAATTGGTGAACATACATTTAAAATTGACGCAAATGCATTTTTCCAAACCAATACAGCACAGGCAGAAAAACTCTATTCGGTGGCAAAAGATTTTGCAGATTTAAAACCCGGCATAAAACTCTTTGATCTCTATTGCGGCGTCGGAACCCTTACACTTTTTATGGCAGATAATGTTGATAAAGCTGTGGGAATTGAGTTGGTAGAGGTGGCTATAGAAAATGCAAAACAGAACGCTTTAGAAAATTCTGTAGATAATGTGGAATTTGTACTGGGCGACATGAAAGACACGTTCAACGAGCTATTCCTCGAAAATCATGGACGGCCTGAATGCATTATCACAGATCCGCCCCGTTCCGGTATGCACCCCGATGTGGTTCAGCAACTTTCCGATTTGGCTGTGAACACACTTGTGTATGTGAGCTGTAATCCATCCACAATGGCCCGGGATTTGAAAGAGCTAAAAAATGTGTACAACATCGAACGAGTACAGCCGGTAGATATGTTTCCACAAACATATCACATAGAAGCCGTTGCCAAATTGACGAAGAAATAA